One segment of Streptomyces bathyalis DNA contains the following:
- the crgA gene encoding cell division protein CrgA, with amino-acid sequence MPKSRIRKKEDFTPPPEKKATEISLGTTGGRWVAPLMLAMFLIGLAWIVLFYVTQSKLPVEALGSWNIVVGFGFIAAGFVVSTQWK; translated from the coding sequence GTGCCGAAGTCACGGATCCGCAAAAAGGAAGATTTCACTCCGCCCCCGGAGAAGAAGGCGACCGAGATCAGTCTCGGCACGACGGGCGGCAGGTGGGTCGCGCCGTTGATGCTGGCCATGTTCCTCATCGGGCTCGCGTGGATCGTGCTGTTCTACGTGACCCAGAGCAAGCTGCCCGTCGAGGCGCTCGGCTCCTGGAACATCGTCGTCGGCTTCGGCTTCATCGCTGCGGGCTTCGTCGTCTCCACGCAGTGGAAGTAG
- a CDS encoding peptidoglycan D,D-transpeptidase FtsI family protein — protein MNKPLRRIAIFCGLLVLALLARDNWIQLVQADELKTDPKNRRVAIARYSQPRGNIIVDGKSITGSTDTKSGDFRYKRTYKNGPMWSPVTGYASQAFGANQLEALNDGILTGDDDRLFFNRTIDMLTGKPQKGGNVVTTLNAKAQKAAFDGLGDKKGAVAAINPKTGAILALASTPSYDPSSFAGNGKSDTAEWSKLQKEQNDEEPMLNRALRQTYPPGSTFKVVTAAAGLESGEYDLDKATDSEDPYKLPDSQTKLGNEGNIPCENATVRNALRYSCNTVFAKMSHKIGNEQMIETANKFGFNDKELDTPVRAAESVYPKDNRPQNAMAGIGQASNRATPLQMAMVASSVANNGALMKPYMVDQLVAPNLNVVEQHKPSEMSRPLSSENAQKLQQGMETVVQKGTGTSAQIPGVTVGGKTGTAQRGENNSENPYAWFISYAKDQDGSVPVAVAVVIEGSDTLRSDIAGGKLAAPVAKGVMKAVLEGKQ, from the coding sequence GTGAACAAGCCGCTGCGCCGGATCGCGATCTTCTGCGGCCTGCTCGTGCTCGCCCTGCTGGCACGCGACAACTGGATCCAGCTCGTACAGGCCGACGAACTCAAGACCGATCCGAAGAACCGCCGCGTCGCCATCGCGCGCTACTCGCAGCCGCGCGGCAACATCATCGTCGACGGCAAGTCGATCACCGGCTCCACCGACACCAAGAGCGGCGACTTCCGCTACAAGCGCACGTACAAGAACGGCCCGATGTGGTCGCCGGTGACCGGCTACGCCTCACAGGCGTTCGGCGCGAACCAGCTCGAAGCCCTCAACGACGGCATCCTCACCGGCGACGACGACCGGCTCTTCTTCAACCGCACGATCGACATGCTCACGGGCAAGCCGCAGAAGGGCGGGAACGTCGTCACGACGCTCAACGCCAAGGCGCAGAAGGCGGCGTTCGACGGCCTCGGCGACAAGAAGGGCGCGGTCGCGGCGATAAACCCGAAGACCGGCGCCATCCTCGCCCTGGCGAGCACCCCGTCCTACGACCCGTCCAGCTTCGCGGGGAACGGCAAGTCCGACACCGCCGAGTGGTCGAAGCTGCAGAAGGAGCAGAACGACGAGGAGCCCATGCTCAACAGGGCCCTGCGGCAGACCTACCCGCCCGGTTCGACGTTCAAGGTCGTCACGGCGGCTGCAGGCCTGGAGAGCGGCGAGTACGACCTGGACAAGGCGACCGACAGCGAGGACCCGTACAAGCTGCCCGACTCGCAGACCAAGCTCGGCAACGAGGGCAACATCCCCTGCGAGAACGCCACGGTGCGCAACGCGCTGCGCTACTCCTGCAACACCGTCTTCGCGAAGATGAGCCACAAGATCGGCAACGAGCAGATGATCGAGACGGCGAACAAGTTCGGCTTCAACGACAAGGAGCTGGACACCCCGGTCCGCGCCGCCGAGAGCGTCTACCCGAAGGACAACAGGCCGCAGAACGCCATGGCCGGCATCGGACAGGCCAGCAACCGCGCGACGCCGCTGCAGATGGCGATGGTCGCCTCCTCGGTGGCCAACAACGGCGCCCTGATGAAGCCGTACATGGTGGACCAGCTGGTCGCGCCGAACCTGAACGTCGTCGAGCAGCACAAGCCCTCGGAGATGAGCCGGCCGCTCTCCTCGGAGAACGCGCAGAAGCTTCAGCAGGGCATGGAGACCGTGGTCCAGAAGGGCACGGGAACCAGTGCGCAGATCCCGGGCGTCACAGTCGGAGGCAAGACCGGCACCGCCCAGCGCGGTGAGAACAACAGCGAGAACCCGTACGCGTGGTTCATCTCATACGCGAAGGATCAGGACGGTTCCGTCCCCGTCGCGGTGGCCGTGGTCATCGAGGGTTCGGACACACTCCGCAGCGACATCGCGGGCGGCAAGCTCGCCGCTCCGGTCGCCAAGGGCGTGATGAAGGCAGTGCTCGAGGGCAAGCAATGA
- a CDS encoding rhomboid family intramembrane serine protease: MEDQHRTEPRVTYCYRHPDRETGISCVRCERPICPECMVPASVGFQCPECVKSGSGTGHSPSASAPRTIAGGVIAADRRLITKILLGINAAVFVAVLIAGDRLVNGLLLFGQAVTEPYGPVEGVAEGQWYRLLTSMFLHQEVWHIAMNMLGLWFLGPPLEAALGRLRFSALYLLSGLGGSALTFLVSAPGQASLGASGAIFGLFGATAVLMRRLNYDMRPILILLGINLVFTFTWQGISWQAHIGGLVVGALIAYAMVHAPRKNRLLVQYGSCAVMALLIVAACLVRTLQLVP, encoded by the coding sequence GTGGAGGACCAGCACCGGACGGAACCGCGGGTGACGTACTGCTACCGGCACCCGGACCGGGAGACCGGCATCAGCTGTGTCCGCTGCGAGCGCCCCATATGTCCTGAATGTATGGTCCCGGCCTCCGTCGGATTCCAGTGCCCCGAGTGCGTGAAGTCGGGATCCGGCACCGGTCACTCGCCGTCCGCGAGTGCGCCGCGCACGATAGCGGGCGGGGTGATCGCCGCCGACCGCCGCCTGATCACCAAGATCCTGCTGGGCATCAACGCGGCCGTCTTCGTCGCGGTCCTCATCGCGGGCGACCGGCTGGTCAACGGCCTGCTTCTGTTCGGCCAGGCGGTCACCGAACCGTACGGGCCGGTCGAAGGCGTGGCGGAGGGACAGTGGTACCGGCTGCTGACCTCGATGTTCCTGCACCAGGAGGTCTGGCACATCGCGATGAACATGCTGGGCCTGTGGTTCCTGGGCCCGCCGCTCGAGGCGGCGCTCGGACGCCTGCGCTTCAGCGCGCTCTATCTGCTCTCCGGGCTGGGCGGCAGCGCCCTGACCTTCCTGGTCTCCGCTCCAGGACAGGCCTCGCTCGGTGCGTCCGGTGCGATCTTCGGGCTCTTCGGTGCGACGGCCGTGCTCATGCGCCGCCTGAACTACGACATGCGGCCCATCCTGATCCTGCTCGGCATCAACCTGGTCTTCACCTTCACCTGGCAGGGCATCTCCTGGCAGGCGCACATCGGCGGACTGGTCGTGGGCGCGCTGATCGCGTACGCCATGGTGCACGCGCCGCGGAAGAACCGTCTGCTGGTGCAGTACGGCTCGTGCGCGGTGATGGCGCTGCTGATCGTGGCGGCGTGCCTCGTACGGACGCTCCAGCTGGTGCCCTGA
- a CDS encoding FtsW/RodA/SpoVE family cell cycle protein, with translation MSSNVMTNTGSNTTVSPGGLPSRRNTEMAMLIFAVLIPVFAYANVGLAKDGALPAGMLGYGLGLCLLAGVAHMVVRRWAPYADPLMLPIATLLNGMGLVLIYRLDLEPLPGGAAAPTQLMWSTLGVGLFVAVLVFLKDHRVLQRYTYISMVTALILLILPVFFPARFGARIWITIPGVGSLQPGEFAKIIIAVFFAGYLMVKRDALALASRRFMGLYLPRGRDLGPILVIWALSVLILVFETDLGTSMLFFGLFVVMLYVATERTSWIVFGLALTVVGAVAVASFEPHVQSRVDDWLDPMQAFKNGSEQPAQALWAFGSGGVLGSGLGQGFSRLIGFAAKSDYIFATVGEELGLTGVMAMLLLYGLLVERGIRTSLAARDPFGKLLAVGLSAAFGIQVFVVAGGVMGLIPLTGMTMPFLAQGGSSVIANWALVAILLKISDTARRPAPAPAPSPDAEMTQVVRP, from the coding sequence ATGAGCAGCAACGTGATGACCAACACCGGCAGCAATACGACGGTCTCCCCCGGAGGCCTGCCCAGCCGGCGCAACACCGAGATGGCGATGCTCATCTTCGCCGTGCTCATCCCGGTGTTCGCCTACGCCAACGTCGGCCTGGCCAAGGACGGGGCGCTCCCCGCCGGCATGCTCGGCTACGGCCTCGGCCTGTGCCTGCTCGCCGGCGTCGCGCACATGGTCGTCCGGCGCTGGGCCCCGTACGCGGACCCGCTGATGCTGCCCATCGCCACGCTCCTCAACGGCATGGGCCTCGTGCTCATCTACAGGCTCGACCTCGAGCCGCTGCCGGGCGGTGCCGCCGCCCCCACGCAGCTGATGTGGTCCACGCTCGGTGTCGGGCTCTTCGTCGCCGTCCTTGTCTTCCTCAAGGACCACCGTGTGCTCCAGCGCTACACCTACATCTCGATGGTGACGGCGCTGATCCTGCTGATCCTCCCGGTCTTCTTCCCGGCCCGCTTCGGCGCCCGCATCTGGATCACGATCCCCGGCGTCGGCTCCCTCCAGCCCGGAGAGTTCGCGAAGATCATCATCGCGGTGTTCTTCGCCGGCTACCTGATGGTCAAGCGCGACGCGCTCGCCCTCGCCAGCCGCCGCTTCATGGGCCTCTACCTGCCCCGCGGCCGCGACCTGGGCCCCATCCTCGTCATCTGGGCGCTCTCGGTCCTCATCCTCGTCTTCGAGACGGACCTGGGCACCTCGATGCTCTTCTTCGGCCTCTTCGTGGTCATGCTGTACGTCGCCACGGAGCGCACCAGCTGGATCGTCTTCGGCCTCGCGCTGACCGTCGTGGGCGCCGTCGCCGTCGCCAGCTTCGAGCCGCACGTCCAGAGCCGCGTCGACGACTGGCTCGACCCCATGCAGGCCTTCAAGAACGGCTCGGAGCAGCCCGCGCAGGCGCTGTGGGCCTTCGGCTCCGGCGGAGTCCTCGGCTCGGGGCTCGGGCAGGGCTTCTCGCGGCTCATCGGCTTCGCGGCCAAGAGCGACTACATCTTCGCCACGGTCGGCGAGGAACTGGGCCTCACCGGCGTCATGGCCATGCTGCTCCTGTACGGGCTGCTCGTGGAGCGCGGCATCCGCACCTCCCTCGCGGCCCGCGACCCCTTCGGCAAGCTGCTCGCCGTCGGCCTCTCCGCGGCGTTCGGCATCCAGGTCTTCGTCGTCGCCGGCGGCGTGATGGGGCTCATCCCGCTCACCGGCATGACGATGCCCTTCCTCGCGCAGGGCGGTTCGTCCGTCATCGCCAACTGGGCGCTGGTGGCGATCCTGCTCAAGATCAGCGATACGGCGCGCAGGCCTGCCCCGGCACCTGCGCCATCACCGGACGCCGAGATGACGCAGGTGGTCCGACCATGA
- a CDS encoding aminodeoxychorismate/anthranilate synthase component II, which produces MGTARILVVDNYDSFVFNLVQYLYQLGAECEVVRNDETELRHADDGFDGVLLSPGPGTPEEAGVCVEMVRHCATNGVPVFGVCLGMQSMAVAYGGTVGRAPELLHGKTSQVLHEGSGVFAGLPSPFTATRYHSLGVDGGDVPEGLEVTARTAGGLVMGLRHRELPVEGVQFHPESVLTEWGHLMLANWLAECGDPGAVERAAGLSGVRVGAAGGAAAGGR; this is translated from the coding sequence ATGGGCACGGCCCGCATTCTCGTCGTCGACAACTACGACAGCTTCGTCTTCAACCTCGTCCAGTACCTGTACCAGTTGGGTGCCGAGTGCGAGGTCGTGCGGAACGACGAGACCGAACTGCGCCACGCCGACGACGGGTTCGACGGCGTGCTCCTCTCGCCGGGTCCCGGCACCCCCGAAGAGGCCGGTGTCTGCGTGGAGATGGTGCGGCACTGCGCCACCAACGGCGTGCCCGTCTTCGGCGTCTGCCTCGGAATGCAGTCGATGGCCGTCGCGTACGGCGGGACCGTCGGGCGCGCGCCCGAGCTGCTGCACGGGAAGACCTCGCAGGTGCTGCACGAGGGGTCCGGCGTCTTCGCCGGCCTGCCCTCCCCGTTCACCGCCACCCGCTACCACTCGCTGGGCGTGGACGGCGGCGACGTACCCGAGGGCCTGGAGGTGACGGCGCGCACCGCGGGCGGTCTCGTGATGGGGCTGCGCCACCGTGAACTGCCGGTCGAGGGCGTGCAGTTCCACCCCGAGTCGGTGCTGACCGAGTGGGGCCACCTGATGCTCGCCAACTGGCTTGCGGAGTGCGGCGACCCGGGTGCCGTCGAGCGTGCCGCCGGTCTGTCCGGTGTGCGGGTCGGCGCTGCCGGTGGCGCGGCCGCGGGGGGCAGGTGA
- the pknB gene encoding Stk1 family PASTA domain-containing Ser/Thr kinase has product MEEPRRLGGRYELGSVLGRGGMAEVYLAHDTRLGRTVAVKTLRVDLARDPSFQARFRREAQSAASLNHPAIVAVYDTGEDYVDGVSIPYIVMEYVDGSTLRELLHSGRKLLPERAMEMCVGILQALEYSHRSGIVHRDIKPANVMLTRNGQVKVMDFGIARAMGDSGMTMTQTAAVIGTAQYLSPEQAKGEQVDSRSDLYSTGCLVYELLTNRPPFVGDSPVAVAYQHVREDPQPPTVFDPEISPDMEAIVLKALVKDPDYRYQSADEMRADIEACLDGQPVAATAAMGAVGYGGYPDDQPTTALRAQDPQTSMMPPVGDDNGGYYDDGRGRRRGGNRSNASTILLVLAAIFILVGAIFIGKTIFGGGPGDTVEVPALAGQSYKQAKALGSNGGFEVAKGEDKFCDQKKNTVCSSDPAKGEEIKRGDTVTVAMSKGPAPAEVPDVEGKSYANAKQELIGAGFKVKRKFQQSDETPGTVLTQDPNGGGKAPKNSTIVLTVAQEQTRQVPNVVGQQFDAAKTQLEAAGFEVASKEQDAPDKPAGEVLAQDPAANQEAKAGSQVTLTIAKAPNDEPATVPDVTDQLVKDARKTLEEAGFQVQVQGAPDENNATVITTNPPANTQGKKGDTITIFARQGQPGDDDGDDGIFGGPDGQAGRKGKN; this is encoded by the coding sequence ATGGAAGAGCCGCGTCGCCTCGGCGGCCGGTACGAGCTGGGCTCGGTGCTCGGCCGCGGTGGCATGGCCGAGGTGTACCTCGCCCATGACACGCGCCTGGGCAGGACCGTCGCGGTCAAGACGCTCCGCGTCGACCTGGCTCGTGACCCGTCGTTCCAGGCCCGGTTCCGCCGCGAGGCCCAGTCGGCCGCATCGCTGAACCATCCCGCGATCGTCGCTGTCTACGACACCGGCGAGGACTACGTGGACGGCGTCTCCATCCCGTACATCGTGATGGAGTACGTGGACGGCTCCACTCTCCGCGAACTGCTGCACTCCGGACGCAAGCTGCTGCCGGAGCGTGCGATGGAGATGTGCGTCGGGATCCTCCAGGCCCTGGAGTACTCCCACCGCAGCGGCATCGTGCACCGCGACATCAAGCCGGCCAACGTCATGCTCACCCGCAACGGCCAGGTCAAGGTCATGGACTTCGGCATCGCGCGGGCCATGGGCGACTCCGGCATGACCATGACGCAGACCGCCGCCGTGATCGGCACGGCTCAGTACCTCTCCCCGGAGCAGGCCAAGGGCGAGCAGGTCGACTCCCGCTCCGACCTGTACTCCACGGGCTGCCTGGTCTACGAACTGCTCACCAACCGCCCGCCGTTCGTCGGTGACTCACCGGTCGCGGTGGCCTACCAGCACGTACGGGAAGATCCTCAGCCACCGACGGTCTTCGATCCGGAGATCTCGCCGGACATGGAAGCGATCGTCCTGAAGGCCCTGGTCAAGGACCCGGACTACCGGTACCAGAGCGCCGATGAGATGCGCGCCGACATAGAGGCGTGCCTCGACGGTCAGCCCGTCGCCGCCACCGCCGCCATGGGCGCGGTCGGCTACGGCGGCTACCCCGACGACCAGCCCACCACGGCGCTGCGGGCGCAGGATCCACAGACCTCGATGATGCCCCCCGTCGGCGACGACAACGGGGGCTACTACGACGACGGACGCGGCAGGCGGCGCGGTGGGAACCGCAGCAACGCCTCCACCATCCTGCTCGTCCTCGCGGCGATCTTCATCCTCGTCGGCGCGATCTTCATCGGCAAGACGATCTTCGGCGGAGGGCCGGGGGACACCGTCGAGGTGCCCGCGCTCGCCGGGCAGAGCTACAAGCAGGCCAAGGCGCTCGGCAGCAACGGTGGCTTCGAAGTCGCAAAGGGCGAGGACAAGTTCTGCGACCAGAAGAAGAACACGGTCTGCTCGTCGGACCCGGCCAAGGGCGAGGAGATCAAGCGCGGCGACACGGTCACCGTGGCCATGTCGAAGGGCCCGGCCCCGGCCGAGGTCCCCGATGTGGAGGGGAAGTCCTACGCCAACGCCAAGCAGGAGCTGATCGGCGCGGGGTTCAAGGTCAAGCGGAAGTTCCAGCAGTCCGACGAGACGCCGGGCACCGTGCTGACGCAGGATCCGAACGGCGGCGGCAAGGCGCCGAAGAACTCGACCATAGTTCTGACCGTCGCGCAGGAGCAGACGCGGCAGGTGCCCAACGTGGTCGGCCAGCAGTTCGACGCCGCGAAGACGCAGCTGGAAGCCGCGGGCTTCGAGGTGGCCAGCAAGGAGCAGGACGCTCCCGACAAGCCCGCGGGCGAGGTTCTCGCGCAGGACCCGGCGGCCAACCAGGAGGCCAAGGCCGGCTCCCAGGTGACGCTGACCATCGCCAAGGCGCCCAACGACGAGCCCGCGACCGTCCCCGACGTCACGGACCAGCTGGTCAAGGACGCCCGGAAGACGCTTGAGGAGGCGGGCTTCCAGGTCCAGGTCCAGGGTGCGCCCGACGAGAACAACGCCACCGTGATCACCACCAACCCGCCCGCCAACACCCAGGGCAAGAAGGGCGACACGATCACCATCTTCGCCCGCCAGGGACAGCCGGGTGACGACGACGGTGACGACGGCATCTTCGGAGGCCCCGACGGGCAGGCCGGCAGGAAGGGCAAGAACTAG
- a CDS encoding DUF881 domain-containing protein: MTRLRIRPARLATLGVFALAGLIFWISFNTAHGTDLRSDSSMLRLSDLIQERSRKNAELDSSAAAVRSQVDRLAQRDSGSSTEENRKLSGLEKDAGTKKVSGAGLTVTLDDAPPNATAQVPGVPEPQANDLVIHQQDLQAVVNALWQGGAKGIKIMDQRLISTSAVRCVGNTLILQGRVYSPPYKVTAVGEQEQLQKALDSSPAIQNYLQYVDAYDLGWKVDERKSVTLPGYSGTVDLRYAKPTG, translated from the coding sequence GTGACCAGATTGCGAATCCGTCCTGCACGGCTGGCCACTCTGGGGGTCTTCGCCCTCGCCGGGCTCATTTTCTGGATCAGTTTCAACACCGCACATGGTACCGATCTGCGATCTGACTCCTCGATGCTGCGGCTGTCCGACCTCATTCAGGAACGCAGCCGCAAGAACGCCGAACTCGACTCCTCCGCCGCCGCCGTGCGCAGCCAGGTCGACCGCCTCGCACAGCGCGACAGCGGAAGCAGCACCGAGGAGAACCGGAAGCTGTCCGGCTTGGAGAAGGACGCCGGCACCAAGAAGGTCTCCGGTGCGGGTCTGACCGTCACCCTCGACGACGCGCCTCCCAACGCCACCGCCCAGGTCCCCGGAGTGCCCGAGCCGCAGGCCAACGACCTCGTCATCCACCAGCAGGACCTGCAGGCCGTCGTCAACGCGCTCTGGCAGGGCGGCGCGAAGGGCATCAAGATCATGGACCAGCGCCTGATCTCGACGAGCGCCGTGCGCTGCGTCGGCAACACCCTGATCCTTCAGGGCCGCGTCTACTCACCCCCGTACAAGGTGACCGCCGTCGGCGAGCAGGAGCAGCTGCAGAAGGCACTCGACAGCTCGCCCGCGATCCAGAACTACCTCCAGTACGTCGACGCGTACGACCTCGGCTGGAAGGTCGACGAGCGCAAGTCCGTGACGCTCCCTGGTTATTCCGGCACCGTCGACCTTCGCTACGCGAAGCCGACCGGGTGA
- a CDS encoding class E sortase yields the protein MSQTKHVKGGGPGASSSLPPPHPASERGRRATRRRRLGAMVGFVGELLITAGVVLALFVAYSLWWTNVLAERDSKRAGEKVRESWLHDRTPGALDTKDGIGFLHVPSMSRDDVLVMKGTDAKELNKGAAGYYTKPVKSGMPQDQSGNFALAAHRDGHGAKFHKIDKIEKGDAVVFETKNTWFVYKVFSILPRTSKYNVDVLDPVPKGSGKKTEGRYITLTTCTPVFTSKYRYVVWGELERTEDVDSKRTPPEELR from the coding sequence GTGTCACAGACCAAACACGTCAAGGGCGGGGGGCCCGGCGCGTCGTCGTCTCTCCCGCCACCGCACCCCGCGTCCGAGCGTGGACGCCGGGCCACACGCCGTCGCCGCCTGGGGGCGATGGTGGGCTTCGTGGGTGAACTCCTCATCACGGCAGGTGTCGTGCTCGCGCTCTTCGTCGCCTATTCGCTGTGGTGGACGAACGTGCTGGCCGAACGCGATTCCAAGCGCGCGGGCGAGAAGGTGCGCGAGAGCTGGCTTCACGACCGCACCCCGGGAGCCCTCGACACCAAGGACGGCATCGGCTTCCTGCACGTGCCGTCCATGTCGCGCGACGACGTGCTGGTGATGAAGGGCACGGACGCGAAGGAGCTCAACAAGGGCGCGGCGGGCTACTACACGAAGCCGGTCAAGTCGGGGATGCCGCAGGACCAGTCGGGCAACTTCGCGCTGGCGGCCCACCGTGACGGGCACGGCGCGAAGTTCCACAAGATCGACAAGATCGAGAAGGGCGACGCGGTCGTCTTCGAGACGAAGAACACGTGGTTCGTCTACAAGGTCTTCTCGATCCTGCCGCGCACGAGCAAGTACAACGTCGACGTGCTGGATCCGGTGCCGAAGGGCTCGGGCAAGAAAACCGAGGGGCGGTACATCACGCTCACCACCTGCACGCCGGTCTTCACCTCCAAGTACCGGTACGTGGTGTGGGGCGAGCTGGAGCGCACTGAGGACGTCGATTCGAAGCGGACCCCGCCGGAGGAACTGCGCTGA
- a CDS encoding class E sortase, with the protein MPGGHSAQDRHSSPSQEYGGRQVPYGGGQSASPRQWQDQDRSQAWQAGAGTAAGPPVTRQLRRPGAGDRPVDAPAPRPQTPQSTQTPQTPGAGRPGHGRDASGPASPHRPAPGLSETSQLPVVDEPGSAAPRTTRGTSPGPAADRSPRDAADDDEQTNTRTVGLVRPGSEEFGGRAARRRAAQHRGRGGSAPPPRTAGTRLEARRAERARREGPAIIASRFLGEVFISAGVLMLLFVAYQLWWTNVLAGQEAGGAAQSLQDQWKGGKKGGLDPERKAEDFAPGEGFAILYLPKLDVRVPIAQGISKPAVLDKGLVGHYDKQPFKTAMPWDTKGNFALAGHRNTHGEPFRYINRLVGGDDIVVETATKFYTYKMANRLPSTSPSNTRVIEPVPEGAGFERPGRYITLTTCTPEFTSKYRLIVWGKMVEERPRSKGKPDALVE; encoded by the coding sequence CTGCCCGGCGGACACTCTGCGCAGGACCGGCACTCCTCCCCGAGCCAGGAGTACGGCGGCCGCCAAGTCCCTTACGGCGGCGGGCAGTCGGCCTCACCGCGGCAGTGGCAGGACCAGGACCGGAGCCAGGCCTGGCAGGCCGGCGCGGGAACGGCCGCCGGGCCACCCGTCACCAGGCAGCTTCGCCGGCCGGGCGCCGGGGACCGTCCCGTTGATGCTCCCGCTCCCCGTCCGCAGACGCCTCAGTCGACCCAGACGCCGCAGACGCCGGGCGCGGGCCGCCCGGGGCACGGACGGGATGCGTCCGGCCCCGCGTCCCCGCACCGTCCTGCGCCAGGGCTCTCCGAGACCTCACAGCTGCCCGTCGTCGACGAGCCCGGCAGTGCTGCGCCCCGCACGACTCGTGGGACCTCGCCCGGCCCGGCGGCGGATCGCTCCCCGCGTGACGCCGCGGACGACGACGAGCAGACGAACACACGCACCGTCGGTCTGGTACGGCCCGGCTCGGAGGAGTTCGGCGGACGGGCGGCCCGCCGCCGCGCCGCCCAGCACCGCGGCAGGGGCGGCAGTGCGCCTCCGCCGCGCACCGCCGGCACCCGGCTGGAGGCCAGGCGCGCGGAGCGGGCACGCCGCGAGGGTCCCGCGATCATCGCCAGCCGCTTCCTGGGCGAAGTCTTCATATCCGCCGGTGTGTTGATGCTGCTGTTCGTCGCGTACCAGCTGTGGTGGACGAACGTACTGGCCGGACAGGAAGCCGGCGGCGCCGCGCAGAGCCTCCAGGACCAGTGGAAGGGCGGCAAGAAGGGCGGGCTGGACCCGGAGCGCAAGGCCGAGGACTTCGCGCCCGGTGAGGGATTCGCGATCCTCTACCTTCCGAAGCTGGACGTCAGGGTCCCCATCGCGCAAGGGATCTCGAAGCCGGCGGTGCTCGACAAGGGCCTCGTCGGGCACTACGACAAGCAGCCCTTCAAGACCGCGATGCCGTGGGACACGAAGGGCAACTTCGCCCTGGCGGGCCACCGCAACACCCATGGTGAGCCGTTCCGTTACATCAACCGCCTCGTCGGCGGCGACGACATCGTCGTGGAGACCGCCACCAAGTTCTACACGTACAAGATGGCCAACCGGCTGCCGTCCACCTCTCCTTCGAACACCCGGGTCATCGAGCCCGTTCCGGAGGGCGCCGGTTTCGAACGCCCGGGCCGGTACATCACGTTGACGACGTGCACGCCCGAATTCACTTCGAAATACCGGCTCATCGTCTGGGGCAAAATGGTCGAGGAGCGTCCGCGGAGCAAGGGCAAACCGGACGCTCTCGTCGAGTAG